The following coding sequences are from one Streptomyces sp. NBC_01294 window:
- a CDS encoding SDR family oxidoreductase: MSNEDITIRNAGPDHPRRPLAGRIALVAGATRGAGRAQAVELGRAGATVYVTGRTTRTRASEVGRTSETIEETAELVTAAGGTGIAVPTDHLDEDQVRALVERIDREQGRLDILVNDLWGGEHLLAGSVFGKKSWETPLADGLRILELGARSHVITAALLLPLLIRSDAPLHVEVTDGTARSNRRYRENMYYDLAKNAPIRLAFGLGQELAEYGGTAVAVSPGFLRSEQMLAHFGVSEENWRDAIAREPAFAIAESPQYLARAVAALAADPGRAARWNGKSTSSGELAKTYGVRDADGSRPDAWAYFEDVIHGGREASAEDYR; this comes from the coding sequence ATGAGCAACGAGGACATCACCATCCGGAACGCCGGCCCCGACCACCCGCGGCGCCCGCTCGCCGGCCGGATCGCGCTCGTGGCGGGGGCCACCCGCGGTGCCGGACGCGCCCAGGCCGTCGAGCTCGGCCGGGCCGGCGCCACCGTGTACGTCACCGGCCGCACCACCCGTACCCGGGCCAGCGAGGTCGGCCGGACGAGCGAAACCATCGAGGAGACAGCCGAGTTGGTCACCGCGGCCGGCGGCACCGGCATCGCGGTGCCCACGGACCACCTCGACGAGGACCAGGTACGCGCCCTCGTCGAGCGGATCGACCGGGAACAGGGGCGGCTCGACATCCTCGTCAACGACCTGTGGGGCGGTGAGCACCTCCTCGCCGGCTCCGTATTCGGGAAGAAGAGCTGGGAGACCCCCCTCGCCGACGGCCTGCGCATCCTGGAACTCGGCGCGCGCTCTCACGTGATCACCGCGGCGCTGCTGCTGCCCTTGCTGATCCGTTCGGACGCGCCGCTGCACGTGGAGGTCACCGACGGCACGGCGCGCTCCAACCGCCGCTACCGCGAGAACATGTACTACGACCTGGCGAAGAACGCCCCGATCCGGCTCGCGTTCGGGCTGGGCCAGGAGCTGGCGGAGTACGGGGGTACGGCGGTCGCGGTCTCGCCGGGTTTCCTGCGCTCGGAGCAGATGCTCGCCCACTTCGGGGTGAGCGAGGAGAACTGGCGCGACGCGATCGCCCGGGAGCCGGCCTTCGCCATCGCCGAGTCCCCGCAGTACCTGGCCCGCGCGGTCGCCGCGCTGGCCGCCGATCCCGGCCGGGCCGCCCGCTGGAACGGGAAGTCCACCTCCAGCGGGGAGCTCGCGAAGACCTACGGGGTGCGGGACGCGGACGGCAGCCGCCCGGACGCCTGGGCCTACTTCGAGGACGTCATCCACGGCGGCAGGGAAGCCTCCGCCGAGGACTACCGCTGA
- a CDS encoding prenyltransferase/squalene oxidase repeat-containing protein: MGTEQQAKRQSGTRRRLLSLVTATFLTLGAGVALLTVPSSANADPIEQCTATTGAVVAVDFGPFGGKVERGCDTTPTTGYELLHTGGFTTEGTVHDGPAFICRMGNGSFNSGTQYPTPDKEDCVLTPQATAYWSYWIASPGQKNWTYSPLGAMSRTPKPGDVDAWVFGGTDIGGTSGKPTFSPDDVRAGGGAPSPDPTGPTVPPTVPPGAVDVAAATRWLTGKLTDGERVVDEGSTTPNHFLTSEVVFALAATDRESPAARKAADFLATPEQTDAYAYPAGKDGIPDAGAAARLALVAEATGKDPRAFGGHDLLGDLVKYVCPRDIGDGETVEGCLTRGDFRTTGQADAQAMAVIALLNGGVTPPADAVNRLNGLQCEDGGFTGILIRAGEWCDSDASSTGLIALALKRAGGHDAAVERARAQLKKSQLASGAWPSASFMTTGSPASTGWAAQALRALGDAGHADAGLSWLSKHQFPEGGFGFEADDTASRVFATVPVAVAGAKSDLVALTGKKADPTPTPTEPKPTPTDPKPTPTEPKPTPTEPKPTPTEPKPTPTAPKPTVPPGDGPDIKKGVAYLTAPKQLIQGRYYESEPGGGRADYGMTIDGAYALAATGGDNATLRNIVDFFDKGGKDAQNRGIHDWTLVGTKYASGGSIGKAAVLAEAVGRDPRNFGGQDLISALAKITCQAKTSTRQECASKGNYAYATSVFKQSLGVIAQVRAGETAAAAEPIAYLKSLQDPSGGWVSLIGEPSTTEVDSTAMAAMTVDLLPDADSQRAVDQALAWLAAQQKADGGFEGASGNSVNSAALAIQGLSLDAAKYSAQIAKARTFLASQQNADGGFNVAKGSQPGSDVRASTQAISGTTGVSFGTLTRSLDGTTPQPVPSSTATSGGTGGTSGSGGTGGTPVIVTPGETTGGAGSGVAVAQGGPGGPGGPGGPGGPGGPGGNLASTGVQVGVLAGTAAALTLAGWRLVVMARARRNPAEADR, encoded by the coding sequence GTGGGGACCGAACAGCAGGCAAAACGGCAATCGGGGACGAGACGGCGGCTCCTCTCCCTCGTGACCGCGACCTTCCTGACGCTCGGTGCGGGAGTGGCCCTCCTCACGGTTCCCTCGTCCGCCAACGCCGACCCGATCGAGCAGTGCACGGCCACCACCGGCGCCGTCGTCGCCGTCGACTTCGGACCCTTCGGCGGCAAGGTCGAGCGCGGCTGCGACACCACGCCGACGACCGGTTACGAGCTGCTGCACACCGGCGGCTTCACGACCGAGGGCACCGTCCACGACGGCCCGGCCTTCATCTGCCGCATGGGCAACGGCTCCTTCAACTCCGGTACGCAGTACCCCACTCCGGACAAGGAGGACTGCGTCCTCACCCCGCAGGCCACCGCGTACTGGTCGTACTGGATCGCCTCGCCCGGTCAGAAGAACTGGACCTACAGCCCGCTCGGTGCCATGTCGCGCACCCCGAAGCCCGGTGACGTGGACGCCTGGGTGTTCGGCGGCACCGACATCGGCGGCACTTCGGGCAAGCCCACCTTCTCCCCCGACGACGTGCGCGCGGGCGGCGGCGCCCCCTCACCGGACCCGACCGGGCCGACCGTGCCGCCGACCGTTCCGCCGGGCGCGGTCGACGTGGCCGCCGCCACCCGCTGGCTCACCGGGAAGCTGACGGACGGGGAGCGCGTCGTCGACGAGGGCTCCACCACTCCGAACCACTTCCTCACCAGCGAGGTCGTATTCGCCCTGGCCGCCACCGACAGGGAGAGCCCGGCGGCCCGGAAGGCCGCCGACTTCCTCGCCACGCCCGAGCAGACGGACGCGTACGCCTACCCGGCCGGCAAGGACGGGATCCCCGACGCCGGCGCCGCCGCGCGCCTCGCGCTCGTCGCCGAGGCCACCGGCAAGGACCCCCGTGCCTTCGGCGGCCACGACCTGCTCGGCGACCTCGTCAAGTACGTCTGCCCCAGGGACATCGGTGACGGTGAGACCGTCGAAGGCTGTCTGACCAGGGGGGACTTCCGGACCACCGGCCAGGCCGACGCCCAGGCCATGGCCGTCATCGCCCTCCTCAACGGTGGCGTGACGCCTCCCGCCGACGCCGTGAACCGGCTGAATGGCCTGCAGTGCGAGGACGGCGGCTTCACCGGCATCCTCATCCGCGCCGGCGAATGGTGCGACAGCGACGCGAGCTCCACGGGCCTGATCGCCCTGGCCCTCAAGCGGGCCGGCGGCCACGACGCGGCCGTCGAAAGGGCGCGGGCCCAGCTCAAGAAGTCCCAACTGGCGAGCGGCGCCTGGCCCTCCGCCTCCTTCATGACCACCGGCAGCCCGGCTTCCACCGGTTGGGCCGCCCAGGCCCTGCGCGCCCTCGGCGACGCCGGCCACGCGGACGCGGGCCTCTCGTGGCTCTCCAAGCACCAGTTCCCCGAGGGCGGTTTCGGCTTCGAGGCGGACGACACCGCATCGCGCGTGTTCGCCACCGTCCCCGTCGCCGTCGCGGGTGCCAAGAGCGACCTGGTGGCCCTGACGGGCAAGAAGGCCGACCCGACGCCGACGCCGACCGAGCCCAAGCCGACGCCCACGGATCCCAAGCCCACACCGACCGAGCCCAAGCCGACGCCCACCGAACCGAAGCCCACACCGACTGAACCGAAGCCCACGCCCACCGCCCCCAAGCCGACGGTCCCGCCGGGCGACGGACCGGACATCAAGAAGGGCGTGGCGTACCTCACCGCCCCCAAGCAGCTGATCCAGGGCCGCTACTACGAGAGCGAGCCCGGTGGGGGCCGTGCCGACTACGGCATGACCATCGACGGCGCCTACGCCCTCGCGGCCACCGGCGGTGACAACGCGACGCTGCGCAACATCGTCGACTTCTTCGACAAGGGCGGCAAGGACGCCCAGAACCGCGGCATCCACGACTGGACCCTCGTCGGCACGAAGTACGCGTCCGGCGGCTCCATCGGCAAGGCCGCCGTGCTCGCCGAGGCCGTGGGCCGCGACCCCCGCAACTTCGGCGGCCAGGACCTGATCTCCGCGCTCGCCAAGATCACCTGCCAGGCCAAGACCTCGACCCGCCAGGAGTGTGCGTCCAAGGGCAACTACGCCTACGCCACCTCCGTCTTCAAGCAGTCGCTCGGCGTCATCGCCCAGGTCCGCGCCGGCGAGACGGCCGCCGCGGCCGAGCCGATCGCGTACCTCAAGAGCCTCCAGGACCCCTCCGGCGGCTGGGTCAGCCTGATCGGCGAGCCCAGCACCACCGAGGTCGACTCCACCGCCATGGCCGCCATGACCGTGGACCTGCTGCCCGACGCCGACTCGCAGCGTGCCGTGGACCAGGCGCTGGCCTGGCTCGCGGCGCAGCAGAAGGCAGACGGCGGTTTCGAAGGCGCCTCCGGGAACTCCGTCAACTCCGCCGCCCTCGCCATCCAAGGGCTCTCGCTGGACGCGGCCAAGTACAGCGCCCAGATCGCCAAGGCCCGCACGTTCCTCGCGAGCCAGCAGAACGCCGACGGCGGCTTCAACGTCGCCAAGGGCAGCCAGCCCGGTTCCGACGTCCGGGCCTCCACCCAGGCCATCAGCGGCACCACCGGCGTCTCCTTCGGCACCCTCACCCGCAGCCTGGACGGCACCACCCCGCAGCCCGTCCCCAGCTCCACGGCCACCTCGGGCGGCACCGGTGGTACGAGTGGCAGCGGTGGTACGGGTGGTACGCCGGTCATCGTGACGCCCGGCGAGACCACGGGCGGCGCGGGCAGCGGCGTCGCCGTCGCGCAGGGCGGTCCGGGCGGTCCGGGCGGTCCGGGCGGTCCGGGCGGTCCGGGCGGTCCGGGCGGCAACCTCGCCTCCACCGGCGTCCAGGTCGGTGTGCTGGCGGGTACCGCAGCCGCGCTGACGCTGGCCGGCTGGCGCCTCGTCGTCATGGCGCGCGCACGCCGCAACCCCGCGGAGGCGGACCGATGA
- a CDS encoding energy-coupling factor transporter transmembrane component T translates to MSRTITAAAKPPASGLAPDAGGRRLPRTVHPVAWWIWALALATAVSRTNNPLLLFLVLAVLGYVITMRRTEAPWARGFKYYLYLALTVVAIRVVFRAVFATGITPRDHFLFSLPHIPTPDWYAGIQLGGPVSLEALLSAATDGLRLACMLCCIGAANTLANPKRALRVLPGALYELGVAVTVSISVAPQLVQSVQRVHRAKRLRAGRAKGLRALRGIIVPVLEDALERSLRLAAAMDSRGYGRAGTATRRSRRLTGALMLLGMCGLCAGAYGLLDATAPKLLGLPAMGAGALLCFAGLRLGGRRITRTTYRPDPWRAAEWAVAGCGVLSAVLLFSNAGFNAAELNPSIYPLSWPALPLVPAAAILLAGTAGFLAPPPAAPARPAAPARSTAPVQRTEEPK, encoded by the coding sequence GTGTCACGCACCATCACGGCCGCGGCCAAGCCGCCCGCGTCCGGCCTCGCGCCGGATGCGGGCGGCCGCCGTCTGCCCCGCACCGTGCATCCCGTCGCGTGGTGGATCTGGGCCCTGGCCCTGGCCACGGCGGTGAGCCGCACCAACAACCCGCTGCTGCTGTTCCTCGTCCTCGCGGTCCTCGGCTACGTGATCACCATGCGCCGTACCGAGGCCCCCTGGGCGCGGGGCTTCAAGTACTACCTCTACCTCGCGCTCACCGTCGTCGCGATCCGCGTCGTCTTCCGCGCCGTCTTCGCCACGGGCATCACGCCCCGCGACCACTTCCTCTTCTCCCTCCCCCACATCCCCACCCCCGACTGGTACGCGGGCATCCAGCTCGGCGGGCCGGTGTCGCTGGAAGCGCTGCTCTCGGCCGCGACCGACGGGCTGCGCCTGGCCTGCATGCTGTGCTGCATCGGCGCCGCCAACACCCTCGCCAACCCCAAACGGGCCCTGCGCGTCCTGCCCGGCGCCCTCTACGAACTCGGGGTCGCCGTCACCGTGTCCATCAGCGTCGCACCCCAGCTGGTGCAGAGCGTCCAGCGCGTCCACCGGGCCAAGCGGCTGCGGGCCGGCCGCGCCAAGGGGCTCCGGGCCCTGCGCGGCATCATCGTCCCCGTCCTCGAAGACGCCCTGGAGCGGTCCCTGCGGCTGGCCGCTGCCATGGACTCCCGCGGCTACGGCCGCGCCGGCACGGCCACCCGCCGCTCCCGCCGTCTGACGGGCGCCCTGATGCTGCTCGGCATGTGCGGCCTGTGCGCCGGGGCGTACGGCCTCCTCGACGCCACCGCGCCGAAGCTGCTCGGGCTCCCCGCCATGGGCGCGGGCGCCCTGCTGTGCTTCGCCGGACTCCGCCTCGGCGGCCGCCGCATCACCCGCACCACCTACCGGCCCGACCCCTGGCGGGCCGCGGAGTGGGCCGTCGCGGGCTGCGGCGTCCTGTCCGCGGTACTCCTCTTCAGCAACGCCGGCTTCAACGCCGCCGAGCTCAACCCGTCCATCTACCCGCTCAGCTGGCCCGCGCTGCCGCTGGTACCCGCCGCGGCGATCCTCCTCGCCGGGACCGCCGGCTTCCTGGCACCGCCCCCGGCCGCCCCCGCCCGACCGGCCGCTCCCGCCCGATCGACCGCCCCCGTACAGCGCACCGAGGAACCCAAGTGA
- a CDS encoding ABC transporter ATP-binding protein, with amino-acid sequence MIHFDQVTVQYEDTAEPVLRDVDLTVEEGELCLVVGHTGVGKSTLLGAVNGLVPHFTGGTLYGRVLVDGRDTADHPPRELADVVGVVGQDPLDGFVTDTVEEELAYAMEQLAVPPATMRKRVEETLDLLGLADLRHRALHELSGGQQQRVAIGSVLTAHPRILVLDEPTSALDPTAAEEVLAAVTRLVHDLGVTVLLAEHRLERVVQYADRVIHLPGDGRVVSGTPAEIFRTSSIAPPIVELGRAAGWNPLPLSIRDARRAAAPLRTRLAGAAPPPVRPAPAADGTELLTARGVTVAYHGVPAVREVDLTLHGGEVTALMGRNGSGKSSLLWALQGSGPRKAGSVAVGAPDGPKPRDPQKLSAADARQLVGLVPQTPTDLLYLESVKQELDQADAESGVSADGIRARTILDRLAPGIPDTTHPRDLSEGQKLALVLAIQLTAAPRVLLLDEPTRGLDYRAKGELIRIVDDLAAEGRAVVISTHDVEFVARAADRVVVMAEGDVVADGPTTEVIVASPVFAPQTAKILAPLPFLTVDQLAAVLPADGTDPDA; translated from the coding sequence GTGATCCACTTCGACCAGGTCACCGTCCAGTACGAGGACACGGCCGAACCCGTGCTGCGCGACGTGGACCTGACCGTCGAGGAGGGCGAACTCTGCCTCGTCGTCGGCCACACCGGCGTCGGCAAGTCCACCCTGCTCGGCGCCGTCAACGGGCTCGTCCCGCACTTCACCGGCGGCACTCTCTACGGGCGCGTCCTCGTCGACGGCCGCGACACCGCCGACCACCCGCCGCGCGAACTCGCGGATGTGGTCGGCGTCGTGGGACAGGACCCGCTCGACGGTTTCGTCACCGACACCGTCGAGGAGGAACTCGCCTACGCCATGGAACAGTTGGCGGTCCCCCCGGCCACCATGCGCAAACGCGTCGAGGAGACCCTCGACCTCCTCGGCCTCGCCGACCTCCGCCACCGCGCCCTGCACGAGCTCTCCGGCGGGCAGCAACAGCGTGTCGCCATCGGCTCGGTCCTCACCGCCCACCCCCGGATCCTGGTCCTCGACGAGCCCACCTCGGCCCTGGACCCGACCGCGGCGGAGGAGGTGCTCGCCGCCGTCACCCGGCTCGTGCACGACCTGGGCGTCACCGTCCTGCTCGCCGAACACCGTCTGGAACGCGTGGTCCAGTACGCCGACCGCGTCATCCACCTCCCCGGCGACGGCCGCGTCGTCTCCGGTACGCCCGCCGAGATCTTCCGTACGTCCTCCATCGCCCCGCCCATCGTGGAGCTCGGCCGCGCCGCGGGCTGGAACCCGCTCCCCCTCTCGATCCGCGACGCCCGCCGGGCCGCGGCACCGCTGCGCACCCGGCTGGCCGGCGCCGCTCCCCCGCCGGTACGGCCCGCTCCCGCCGCGGACGGCACGGAGCTGCTCACCGCGCGCGGCGTCACCGTCGCCTACCACGGCGTGCCGGCCGTACGGGAGGTCGATCTGACCCTGCACGGAGGCGAGGTCACCGCGCTCATGGGCCGCAACGGCTCCGGCAAGTCCTCCCTCCTGTGGGCCCTCCAGGGGTCCGGTCCCCGCAAGGCCGGCTCCGTGGCCGTCGGTGCTCCCGACGGCCCGAAACCGCGGGATCCGCAGAAGCTCTCCGCCGCGGACGCGCGGCAGTTGGTCGGCCTGGTCCCGCAGACCCCAACCGACCTCCTCTACCTGGAGTCGGTCAAGCAGGAACTCGACCAGGCAGACGCCGAGTCCGGGGTGTCGGCGGACGGGATCCGGGCCCGCACGATCCTGGACCGACTGGCTCCCGGCATCCCCGACACCACCCACCCCCGCGACCTGTCGGAGGGCCAGAAGCTCGCCCTCGTCCTCGCGATCCAGCTGACCGCCGCCCCCCGGGTGCTGCTGCTGGACGAGCCCACCCGCGGACTCGACTACCGCGCCAAGGGCGAACTGATCCGCATCGTCGACGACCTGGCCGCCGAGGGGCGCGCCGTGGTGATCTCCACGCACGACGTGGAGTTCGTCGCCCGGGCCGCCGACCGCGTCGTGGTCATGGCCGAGGGTGACGTCGTCGCCGACGGCCCGACCACCGAGGTCATCGTCGCCTCCCCCGTCTTCGCCCCGCAGACCGCGAAGATCCTGGCCCCGCTGCCCTTCCTCACCGTGGACCAGCTGGCCGCCGTACTCCCCGCCGACGGAACGGACCCGGACGCGTGA
- a CDS encoding ECF transporter S component, with protein sequence MAAFLGVVAFFWPFLVAPGKFGSNYAPPLIFGVLLVIVLCVVISEIAEGGINSKALAMLGVLSAVNAAIRPLGAGTAGIETVFFILVLAGRVYGPGFGFTLGCTSLFASALITGGVGPWMPYQMFGCAFVGMLAGFLPKATGRREVALLAVYGSVSGYLFGFLLNLSFWPFSLDPNSSIAYLPGLPFTEQFQRYLAFDLATSLGWDTGRAVTNFVCICLAGPAVLTVFRRAARKARFHAPIRFAPRTVTAPPWRAGRAGERAGDDGYPSAEAAAGSRWSRRRT encoded by the coding sequence ATGGCGGCCTTCCTCGGGGTCGTCGCGTTCTTTTGGCCGTTCCTCGTCGCCCCGGGCAAGTTCGGCTCGAACTACGCGCCGCCCCTGATCTTCGGTGTCCTGCTCGTCATCGTGCTGTGCGTGGTGATCTCCGAGATCGCCGAGGGCGGCATCAACTCCAAGGCCCTGGCGATGCTGGGTGTCCTGTCGGCCGTCAACGCCGCCATCCGCCCGCTGGGCGCGGGGACCGCCGGCATCGAGACGGTGTTCTTCATCCTCGTCCTGGCCGGCCGCGTCTACGGCCCCGGCTTCGGCTTCACCCTGGGCTGCACCTCGCTCTTCGCCTCCGCCCTCATCACGGGCGGCGTCGGGCCCTGGATGCCGTACCAGATGTTCGGCTGCGCCTTCGTCGGCATGCTGGCCGGCTTCCTGCCGAAGGCCACGGGGCGCCGGGAGGTCGCCCTGCTCGCCGTCTACGGCTCCGTGTCCGGCTACCTCTTCGGTTTCCTCCTCAACCTCTCCTTCTGGCCCTTCTCCCTCGACCCGAACAGCTCCATCGCCTACCTCCCCGGTCTTCCCTTCACCGAGCAGTTCCAGCGCTACCTCGCCTTCGACCTGGCCACCTCCCTCGGCTGGGACACCGGCCGGGCCGTCACCAACTTCGTCTGCATCTGCCTGGCCGGCCCGGCCGTCCTGACCGTCTTCCGCCGCGCCGCCCGCAAGGCCCGCTTCCACGCCCCCATCCGCTTCGCACCCCGTACGGTCACGGCCCCTCCCTGGCGGGCCGGGCGAGCGGGCGAGCGGGCCGGGGATGACGGCTACCCGTCTGCCGAGGCTGCCGCCGGTAGTCGCTGGTCACGGAGGCGAACATGA
- a CDS encoding S8 family peptidase: MRFEFTRPAFSTVVGISMLLVAGTPSTSLALANPAGTASPSASTSSLPGKDASAGAQQWIPLITGDRVAVNAKGEVVARYPAKGREDIPIFTETVGKHTYAVPADARALIDSGRLDRRLFDVTTLSSPFHAKHQDVRLIVMYEGARPAARTALYSTAGAEVQRTLPSINADAVTAPVNSAAKLWSTLTSGTADATNRTAAPGIASVWLDGVVEATLDKSVPQIGAPAAWDAGFDGAGVRIAVLDSGVDSTHPDLAGQVVAERNFSASPNMKDLYGHGTHVASIAAGTGAKSGGTHKGVAPGARILNAKVLDDKGTGSMSGVIAGMEWAAAEKVDIANLSLGSTDAPGTDPMEAAVEKLSAESGTLFVIAAGNSGGAGTVATPGSADAALTVGAVDKQDQLASFSSAGPRVGDSAIKPDLTAPGVDIAAAIPEDSLLANIGAPPVNGYKGLNGTSMATPHVAGAAAILAQQHPDWSADDIKKALVGSTKPGAHTAFEQGSGRVDLGRALKQSVISRETSLSFGLAQWPHTGDQPVAKNLTYRNTGSASVTLKLTVNATGPDGNPAPQGMFTVDEQVTIAAHGEATVQVTADTRLGGDLHGTYSGRITATGGGQSVGTAVGVERESERYTVTFKPLDRTGKPMPAPAWNATLQGLAGPAETTFAPLNEGQYSIRVPKGRYLVNSVLKVDPAGSYAQGMDWINQPRLDITADTTVTLDARTTKPIDVTVPNEHAQQAMGHIALYTAQASGAGIGYGLITKSFERFRTAHMGPKVDLSEQPLSQALSVTFTTGATGHDDYHLTYAPKGDTLLTGFTHHPKSRDFAKVEQRLGATAKNQLGFVTMRSEQGGGFGTPRALPYTGTMHLLSSSPTWWSKFTQVDMNDVEQSSHYEDGQQFKPGRSYKQTFNVGVFGPDLPPGAGLIRADETLNGDLPLFSDGNGHFNLNGMPHTEARTELYRNGELVSSSINPMDVFYIAEPERADYRLTAMIDRSTLAPRVSTRVTSSWTFSSEYAPGVTALPVSVVRFTPALSLDNTAKAGAKMRVPVTVKGSAAGNNLKSLSVYASYDGGAHWHKLTVRDGRVEVTNPKAGGSVSFKAKAVDKQGNAVEQTISHAYLTK; the protein is encoded by the coding sequence ATGAGGTTCGAGTTCACGAGACCAGCGTTCAGCACGGTCGTGGGGATCAGCATGCTGCTGGTCGCCGGCACACCGTCGACATCCCTGGCACTTGCAAATCCCGCCGGCACAGCATCGCCTTCGGCTTCGACGTCCAGCCTCCCCGGCAAGGATGCCTCGGCCGGCGCGCAGCAGTGGATCCCGCTGATCACCGGCGACCGGGTGGCGGTGAACGCGAAGGGCGAGGTCGTCGCCAGATATCCCGCCAAGGGACGTGAAGACATCCCCATCTTCACTGAGACCGTCGGCAAACATACCTACGCTGTGCCCGCTGACGCGCGGGCTCTCATCGACAGTGGCCGGCTGGACCGGCGCCTGTTCGATGTGACCACGCTGAGCTCGCCCTTCCACGCGAAGCACCAGGACGTGCGGCTCATCGTCATGTACGAGGGGGCTCGCCCGGCGGCCAGGACGGCGCTGTACTCAACCGCCGGCGCCGAGGTGCAGCGCACCCTGCCGAGCATCAACGCGGATGCCGTGACCGCACCCGTGAACAGTGCCGCGAAGCTGTGGTCCACGCTCACCAGCGGGACGGCCGACGCCACGAACCGCACAGCCGCGCCGGGCATCGCCTCGGTGTGGCTCGACGGTGTCGTCGAGGCCACCCTCGACAAGAGCGTGCCTCAGATCGGCGCTCCCGCGGCCTGGGACGCCGGGTTCGACGGAGCCGGCGTCCGCATCGCGGTCCTGGACAGCGGAGTCGACTCCACGCATCCCGACCTGGCCGGGCAGGTGGTCGCCGAGCGCAACTTCTCCGCGTCACCGAACATGAAGGACCTGTACGGTCACGGCACGCACGTCGCGTCCATCGCGGCCGGCACGGGGGCGAAGTCCGGCGGCACCCACAAGGGTGTGGCGCCGGGCGCTCGGATCCTCAACGCCAAGGTCCTCGACGACAAGGGCACAGGCTCCATGTCCGGTGTCATCGCCGGCATGGAGTGGGCGGCGGCCGAGAAGGTCGACATAGCCAATCTCAGCCTCGGCTCGACCGATGCTCCGGGGACCGACCCGATGGAAGCGGCCGTCGAAAAGCTGTCGGCGGAGAGTGGAACCCTCTTCGTCATCGCGGCCGGCAACAGTGGCGGTGCCGGCACGGTCGCCACGCCCGGCAGCGCGGACGCCGCCCTCACCGTCGGCGCGGTGGACAAGCAGGACCAGCTCGCCAGTTTCTCCAGCGCCGGCCCGCGCGTGGGTGACAGTGCGATCAAGCCGGACCTGACGGCACCCGGAGTGGACATCGCGGCCGCCATCCCGGAAGACAGCCTGCTGGCCAACATCGGCGCTCCGCCCGTGAATGGCTACAAGGGTCTCAACGGCACGTCGATGGCCACGCCGCACGTGGCCGGTGCAGCGGCCATTCTCGCCCAGCAGCATCCCGACTGGAGCGCCGACGACATCAAGAAGGCGCTGGTCGGCTCGACGAAGCCGGGCGCCCACACGGCGTTCGAGCAGGGCTCCGGCAGGGTCGACCTGGGCAGGGCACTCAAGCAGTCCGTGATCAGCCGGGAGACCTCACTCTCCTTCGGTCTCGCGCAGTGGCCGCACACCGGCGACCAGCCGGTCGCCAAGAACCTCACGTACCGCAACACGGGGAGTGCTTCGGTCACGCTGAAGCTGACCGTGAACGCGACCGGGCCGGACGGCAACCCCGCGCCCCAGGGCATGTTCACGGTTGACGAGCAGGTCACGATCGCGGCGCACGGCGAGGCCACGGTGCAGGTCACCGCCGACACCCGCCTCGGAGGTGACCTGCACGGTACCTACTCCGGGCGGATCACCGCCACGGGCGGCGGACAGAGCGTCGGCACCGCCGTGGGCGTGGAGCGCGAGTCGGAGCGGTACACCGTCACATTCAAACCCCTGGACCGCACGGGCAAGCCCATGCCGGCCCCGGCTTGGAATGCCACCCTGCAGGGCCTGGCCGGCCCCGCGGAGACCACCTTCGCGCCCCTGAACGAGGGCCAGTACTCGATACGCGTCCCCAAGGGCCGATACCTCGTCAACTCCGTACTCAAGGTGGATCCGGCTGGTTCCTACGCCCAGGGCATGGACTGGATCAACCAGCCCAGACTCGACATCACCGCGGACACCACGGTGACGCTGGACGCACGCACCACCAAGCCGATCGATGTCACCGTACCGAACGAGCACGCCCAGCAGGCGATGGGCCACATCGCCCTGTACACGGCGCAGGCGAGCGGAGCAGGAATCGGGTACGGACTCATCACGAAGTCGTTCGAGCGGTTCCGCACCGCTCACATGGGTCCGAAGGTGGACCTCAGCGAACAGCCGCTGAGTCAGGCGCTGTCCGTCACGTTCACCACCGGCGCGACCGGGCACGACGACTACCACCTGACCTACGCGCCGAAGGGCGACACGCTCCTGACCGGCTTCACCCACCACCCCAAGTCCCGCGACTTCGCCAAGGTCGAACAACGGCTCGGGGCAACAGCCAAGAACCAGCTCGGCTTCGTCACCATGCGCTCGGAGCAGGGCGGCGGCTTCGGCACTCCGCGCGCCCTTCCTTACACCGGTACCATGCACCTTCTCTCGTCCAGCCCCACCTGGTGGTCCAAGTTCACCCAGGTCGACATGAACGACGTTGAGCAGAGTTCCCACTACGAGGACGGACAGCAGTTCAAGCCGGGTCGCTCGTACAAGCAGACATTCAACGTGGGTGTCTTCGGCCCCGACCTGCCTCCGGGCGCCGGCCTCATACGCGCCGACGAAACCCTGAACGGCGATCTTCCCCTCTTCTCGGACGGCAACGGTCACTTCAACCTCAACGGGATGCCCCACACGGAAGCCCGCACCGAGCTCTACCGCAACGGCGAGCTGGTCAGTTCGAGCATCAACCCGATGGACGTCTTCTACATCGCGGAGCCCGAACGAGCCGACTACCGCCTGACAGCCATGATCGACCGGAGCACGCTGGCCCCCCGTGTCTCCACGCGCGTCACCTCGAGCTGGACGTTCTCCTCCGAATACGCCCCCGGAGTCACCGCTCTCCCCGTCTCCGTGGTCCGCTTCACCCCCGCGCTGTCCCTCGACAACACCGCCAAGGCGGGGGCGAAGATGCGGGTCCCCGTGACCGTGAAGGGCTCTGCCGCCGGGAACAACCTCAAGTCCCTGTCGGTGTACGCCTCGTACGACGGGGGAGCCCACTGGCACAAGCTGACCGTGCGTGACGGTCGGGTCGAGGTGACCAACCCCAAGGCCGGCGGCAGCGTTTCCTTCAAGGCCAAGGCCGTCGACAAGCAGGGCAACGCCGTTGAACAGACCATCTCCCACGCGTATCTGACCAAGTAG